One window of Lawsonibacter asaccharolyticus genomic DNA carries:
- a CDS encoding lipoprotein signal peptidase has product MPYAVLAAALVALDQLVKYLVSHNIPLGGHVPFLPHLVELTYFQNTGAAFSMLEEHTWLLTLISAVMSVVLGVAVWKKFFAHPFGRCALTLVLAGAVGNLIDRALQGYVVDMFNVLFMDFAIFNVADICVVVGGIAACVYYVFFYEKLEGKGTLHEHADADR; this is encoded by the coding sequence ATGCCCTACGCTGTGCTCGCCGCCGCCCTTGTCGCCTTGGACCAGCTGGTGAAATATCTGGTCAGCCACAACATCCCCCTGGGGGGGCATGTCCCCTTCCTCCCCCACCTGGTGGAGCTGACTTACTTTCAAAATACCGGCGCCGCTTTCTCCATGCTGGAGGAGCACACCTGGCTGCTCACCCTGATCTCCGCCGTCATGTCCGTGGTGCTGGGCGTGGCGGTGTGGAAGAAGTTCTTTGCCCACCCCTTCGGCCGCTGCGCCCTCACCCTGGTCCTGGCAGGCGCGGTGGGCAATCTGATCGACCGGGCTCTCCAGGGCTATGTAGTGGACATGTTCAACGTCCTTTTTATGGACTTCGCCATCTTCAATGTGGCCGATATCTGCGTGGTGGTGGGCGGGATCGCCGCCTGCGTCTATTATGTCTTTTTCTATGAGAAGCTGGAAGGAAAGGGGACCCTCCATGAGCACGCTGACGCGGACCGCTGA
- a CDS encoding pseudouridine synthase, translating to MSTLTRTADRPGERADAFLARVVPDLTRSAAQRLLEAGAVRLAGRPVRKNYRTAPGDVLEVDIPAPQPVDLVPQDIPLDIVYEDGDVIVVNKPVGMVVHPAPGHSDGTLVNALLYHCGNTLSGINGTLRPGIVHRIDRDTSGLIIAAKNDRAHLSLAAQLQDHSLSRVYEAVAVGGLREDRGTVDAPIGRHPVDRKRMAVDRQNGREAVTHWRVLARYPGFTHVECRLETGRTHQIRVHLASIGHPLLGDVVYGSKKPVPGLAGQCLHARRLRFTHPSTGQLVELECPLPGWFQDVLDRLSRLN from the coding sequence ATGAGCACGCTGACGCGGACCGCTGACCGTCCCGGCGAGCGGGCGGACGCCTTCCTGGCCCGGGTGGTGCCTGACCTGACCCGTTCCGCCGCCCAGCGGCTGCTGGAGGCCGGCGCGGTTCGGCTGGCAGGCAGGCCGGTGCGGAAAAACTACCGCACCGCCCCCGGAGACGTGCTGGAGGTGGACATCCCCGCCCCCCAGCCGGTAGACCTGGTCCCCCAGGATATCCCCCTGGACATCGTGTACGAGGACGGGGACGTGATCGTGGTCAACAAGCCGGTGGGGATGGTGGTACACCCCGCCCCCGGCCATTCGGACGGCACGCTGGTCAATGCCCTGCTATATCACTGTGGAAATACCCTCTCTGGGATCAACGGCACCCTGCGCCCCGGCATCGTCCACCGCATCGACCGGGACACCAGCGGCCTGATCATCGCCGCGAAGAACGACCGGGCCCACCTGTCCCTGGCCGCCCAGCTCCAGGACCACAGCCTGTCCCGGGTCTATGAGGCGGTGGCGGTGGGCGGGCTGCGGGAGGATCGCGGCACCGTGGACGCCCCCATCGGCCGACACCCTGTGGACCGGAAGAGGATGGCCGTCGACCGGCAGAACGGCCGGGAGGCGGTGACCCACTGGCGGGTGCTGGCGCGCTACCCGGGCTTCACCCATGTGGAGTGCCGCCTGGAGACGGGACGGACCCACCAGATCCGGGTCCACCTGGCCTCCATCGGCCACCCTCTGCTGGGCGATGTGGTCTACGGCAGCAAAAAGCCGGTGCCCGGCCTGGCCGGCCAGTGCCTGCACGCCCGGCGGCTGCGGTTCACCCATCCCTCCACTGGACAGCTTGTGGAGCTGGAGTGTCCCCTCCCCGGCTGGTTCCAGGATGTGCTGGACCGGCTCTCCCGCCTGAATTGA
- a CDS encoding glutamate dehydrogenase, which yields MSKYIDRVLEECRQKNAGEPEFLQTVEEVLTSLAPVIDAHPEYEKASLLERMIEPERTIEFRVTWLDDQGHYQVNRGYRVQFNGALGPYKGGLRFHPSVNLSIIKFLGFEQVYKDALTGLPIGGAKGGSDFDPRGKSDAEVMRFCQAYMTELYRHIGQDIDCPAGDLGCGGREIGYMYGQYRRLVGASEFGALSGKAVTTGGSIMRAEATGFGAVYYLVEVLKHEGESIEGKRLAISGFGNVGWGVVKKTAELGGKVVAIAGPDGYIYDPDGAVTDEKINYLLEMRASGRDKVQDYADKFGCEFHAGEKPWGLGADKVDIMMPCATQNDVNMDSAKKIAASGIKYYIEVANMPTTNDALEFLKEQKHMVIAPSKAVNACGVAVSALEMAQNAERLYWTAEEVDAKMHQIMANIYHSSVAAAERYGLGYDLVAGANIVGFQRVADAMMAQGIF from the coding sequence ATGAGCAAGTATATCGACCGAGTTCTGGAAGAGTGCCGTCAGAAGAATGCCGGCGAGCCTGAGTTCCTGCAGACCGTGGAGGAGGTCCTGACCTCCCTGGCCCCCGTGATCGACGCCCATCCCGAGTATGAGAAGGCATCCCTTCTGGAGCGGATGATCGAGCCCGAGCGGACCATCGAGTTCCGTGTCACCTGGCTGGATGACCAGGGCCACTATCAGGTCAACCGCGGCTACCGCGTCCAGTTCAACGGCGCCCTGGGCCCCTACAAGGGCGGCCTGCGGTTCCATCCCTCCGTCAACCTGTCCATCATCAAGTTCCTGGGCTTTGAGCAGGTGTACAAGGATGCCCTGACCGGCCTGCCCATCGGCGGCGCCAAGGGCGGCTCTGACTTTGATCCCCGCGGCAAGAGCGACGCCGAGGTCATGCGTTTCTGCCAGGCCTACATGACCGAGCTGTACCGCCACATCGGCCAGGACATCGACTGCCCCGCCGGCGACCTGGGCTGCGGCGGCCGTGAGATCGGCTATATGTATGGCCAGTACCGCCGTCTGGTGGGCGCCTCCGAGTTCGGCGCTCTGTCCGGCAAGGCCGTGACCACCGGCGGCTCCATCATGCGCGCGGAGGCCACCGGCTTTGGTGCCGTGTACTATCTGGTGGAGGTCCTCAAGCACGAGGGCGAGTCTATCGAGGGCAAGCGGCTGGCCATCTCCGGCTTCGGCAACGTAGGCTGGGGCGTGGTGAAGAAGACTGCCGAGCTGGGCGGCAAGGTGGTCGCGATCGCTGGCCCCGACGGCTACATCTACGATCCCGATGGCGCTGTCACCGACGAAAAGATCAACTATCTGCTGGAGATGCGCGCCTCTGGCCGCGACAAGGTCCAGGATTACGCCGACAAGTTCGGCTGTGAGTTCCATGCCGGGGAGAAGCCCTGGGGCCTGGGCGCCGACAAGGTGGACATCATGATGCCCTGCGCCACCCAGAACGATGTCAACATGGACTCCGCCAAGAAGATCGCCGCCAGCGGCATCAAGTACTACATCGAAGTTGCCAACATGCCCACCACCAACGACGCTCTGGAGTTCCTGAAGGAGCAGAAGCACATGGTGATCGCCCCCTCCAAGGCCGTCAACGCCTGCGGCGTGGCCGTGTCCGCCCTGGAGATGGCCCAGAACGCCGAGCGGCTGTACTGGACCGCCGAGGAAGTGGACGCCAAGATGCATCAGATCATGGCGAACATCTATCACTCCTCTGTGGCGGCCGCCGAGCGCTACGGCCTGGGCTATGACCTGGTGGCCGGCGCCAATATCGTGGGCTTCCAGCGCGTGGCCGACGCCATGATGGCTCAGGGCATCTTCTGA